Proteins found in one Planifilum fulgidum genomic segment:
- a CDS encoding transposase, translating to RGKQLYKRRSQTIERSFADAKELHGLRYARYRGLAKVREQCLLIAVAQNIKKMALLLSKRGKGFVIRLIYQI from the coding sequence AGGGGCAAACAACTGTATAAACGACGGAGTCAGACCATTGAGCGCAGCTTCGCTGACGCCAAAGAACTTCATGGGCTTCGTTATGCACGCTACAGGGGGCTTGCCAAAGTCAGAGAGCAATGCCTCCTTATTGCCGTGGCTCAAAACATCAAAAAAATGGCCTTGCTCCTCTCGAAGAGAGGAAAAGGCTTTGTGATCCGCCTAATTTACCAAATCTAA